The Pedobacter mucosus genome window below encodes:
- a CDS encoding response regulator, which yields MNVDQSTIAKLSLPCKMSKKILVIDDDEDILDIIEIVLKDEGYQVIISRFGNVINEVLIIQPDLILLDNRLAGTNGHDLCKTLKSEQLTSNIPVVMISAANGLKQIAIYCGADNYIEKPFDIGYLCEVVASTLSKRV from the coding sequence ATGAATGTTGATCAAAGCACAATAGCCAAACTTTCGCTACCTTGCAAAATGTCTAAAAAAATCCTAGTGATTGATGATGACGAAGATATTCTTGATATTATTGAAATAGTACTTAAAGATGAAGGCTATCAGGTGATTATTTCAAGGTTTGGAAACGTTATAAATGAGGTTTTAATAATCCAACCCGACCTAATTTTACTAGACAATCGCTTGGCTGGCACAAATGGCCATGATCTATGTAAAACATTAAAATCGGAACAACTTACTAGTAACATACCCGTAGTCATGATATCAGCTGCAAATGGTCTAAAACAAATTGCCATTTATTGTGGGGCAGATAATTACATAGAAAAGCCGTTTGATATAGGCTATTTATGTGAGGTGGTTGCCTCTACCTTATCTAAACGTGTATAG
- a CDS encoding PAS domain-containing sensor histidine kinase, whose protein sequence is MDIDANSDEKNIINELKSENDLLKKEIQLLKSDKNSVRVSHQEQADYKESQVRFRTIFETSRLGNKIIAPDLKILQVNPAMVALLGYDRKDEIIGTRILDYAPLECHKDWEILQDKLWSKRIPSFSLETCLRKKDGSIFWCQITTILFNDQGETLGYTIIEDVSKQHEVKQQKENFISIASHELKTPLTSLQASLQLINRVIKKDTVITDRLVKLSENSIQYISKLSALVDDLLNSTKIGKGQLDLNISSFTISELVEKCCSHIRLKGNYHITYKGDLTLKVSADEYKIDQVLVNLVNNAVKYAPESKEILIQTEEIDDKVKILITDQGNGIPKEKIPFLFDSYYQVKDVGNHIQGLGLGLYISAEIIKKHQGEIGVISEVGKGSTFWFTLPL, encoded by the coding sequence ATGGATATTGACGCTAACTCTGATGAGAAAAATATAATTAATGAACTGAAAAGTGAAAATGATCTTTTAAAAAAAGAAATACAACTATTAAAATCGGATAAAAATTCAGTGCGTGTTTCCCATCAGGAACAAGCTGATTATAAAGAAAGTCAGGTCCGTTTTCGTACAATATTTGAAACTTCCAGGCTTGGCAATAAAATTATTGCTCCTGATTTAAAAATACTGCAGGTTAATCCAGCGATGGTAGCTCTTTTAGGATATGACCGTAAGGATGAAATTATAGGAACCCGTATTCTGGACTACGCCCCCCTAGAATGTCATAAGGATTGGGAAATACTCCAAGATAAATTATGGTCAAAGCGTATTCCCTCTTTTAGTCTGGAAACTTGTTTAAGAAAGAAGGATGGTTCTATATTCTGGTGCCAGATAACTACCATTTTATTTAATGATCAGGGGGAAACGTTAGGATACACTATTATAGAGGATGTTTCCAAACAGCATGAGGTAAAGCAACAGAAGGAAAATTTTATCAGCATAGCGAGCCATGAACTTAAAACGCCTTTAACAAGTCTCCAAGCTTCTTTACAGCTCATAAACCGGGTGATAAAAAAGGATACCGTCATAACAGACAGGTTGGTTAAATTATCTGAAAACTCGATTCAATATATTTCAAAACTAAGCGCACTGGTCGATGATCTCTTAAATTCAACAAAGATCGGAAAAGGTCAGTTAGATTTGAATATATCCAGTTTTACTATTTCAGAATTGGTAGAAAAATGTTGCAGCCATATCAGATTAAAGGGGAATTATCATATAACCTATAAGGGTGATCTTACCTTGAAAGTAAGTGCTGATGAATATAAAATAGACCAGGTACTGGTAAACCTGGTTAATAATGCGGTTAAATATGCACCGGAATCCAAAGAAATACTTATTCAGACAGAGGAAATAGATGATAAGGTTAAAATATTAATAACAGACCAGGGGAATGGCATCCCAAAAGAAAAAATACCTTTTCTTTTCGATTCATATTATCAGGTAAAAGATGTTGGAAATCATATTCAGGGCTTAGGGCTTGGACTATATATTTCTGCGGAAATCATTAAAAAACACCAGGGAGAAATTGGTGTAATCAGTGAAGTAGGGAAAGGTTCCACCTTTTGGTTTACCCTGCCGCTTTAA
- a CDS encoding response regulator gives MFQNILLIDKDPAIIDVISIMLKEEGYNVLISQKPFRLEEVKEHTPALILLHHGLSNDGSIICQSIKNCSETKGIPIIMSSTRPDLPILAEINFANAYIQKPFNIDEFLDLIKLSLNS, from the coding sequence ATGTTTCAAAATATACTGTTAATCGATAAAGATCCGGCGATTATTGATGTGATCTCAATAATGCTAAAAGAAGAAGGCTATAATGTTTTGATATCTCAAAAACCATTTAGACTTGAGGAGGTAAAGGAACATACGCCAGCGCTTATTTTATTACATCATGGATTAAGTAATGATGGATCAATTATCTGCCAGTCAATAAAAAATTGTTCTGAAACAAAGGGCATTCCAATTATTATGAGTTCCACTCGTCCAGACCTACCAATTTTAGCTGAAATAAATTTTGCTAATGCATATATTCAAAAACCATTTAACATAGATGAATTTTTGGATTTAATCAAACTATCACTAAACTCCTAA
- a CDS encoding DUF305 domain-containing protein has protein sequence MKNENQNNEHEKMNHGDNPYKKFLLMLCISFILMYGIMFLNVDQANHIYLSVTRTYMSILMISSMALVMLPMMGKMYPNKRLNKAILASAIIVFITALTFLRQQTFVGDIQYMKGMIPHHSSAIMTSKHANIKDPELKKLSEQIIKSQEEEIAQMKAKLKELEK, from the coding sequence ATGAAAAACGAAAATCAAAACAATGAACATGAAAAAATGAACCATGGTGATAATCCATATAAGAAATTTCTTCTGATGCTTTGCATTTCTTTTATCCTGATGTATGGCATAATGTTCTTAAATGTTGACCAGGCAAACCATATTTATTTAAGTGTTACAAGGACTTATATGTCTATTCTCATGATATCGTCCATGGCTTTGGTGATGTTGCCTATGATGGGTAAGATGTACCCAAATAAAAGATTAAACAAGGCTATTTTAGCATCGGCCATTATTGTATTTATTACTGCCCTGACCTTTTTAAGACAACAAACATTTGTAGGCGATATTCAATATATGAAGGGAATGATACCCCATCACTCTTCTGCAATTATGACCAGCAAGCACGCTAATATCAAAGACCCCGAACTAAAGAAACTATCGGAGCAGATTATTAAATCACAGGAGGAGGAAATTGCACAAATGAAAGCCAAATTAAAAGAGTTAGAAAAATAA
- a CDS encoding heavy metal translocating P-type ATPase — MKHTYQISGMSCQGCSKKVAQALNGIEGVSAVVTLMPPEATVTMEKHVPVEILQQALSNAGDYKILLPGDHQVAKAHDHSAASSIKVDLAAADQMGKTAKPGSGKYYCPMHCQGEKTYDKPGDCPVCGMDLVRQPVLKQTTQYSCPMHPEIIRDQPGACPICGMDLVQIAGNDSNEEDDKTYDRLLRKFKIAAIFTVPIFLISMSEMIPGNPLFRLMELKYWNWVQFALSIPVVFYATWMFFERAWRSVVTWNLNMFTLIGIGAGVAWLFSLLALLSPGIFPDQFKTHSGTVYVYFEAAAVILTLVLLGQLLEARAHGKTNSAIRELLRLAPNQATRIVGEKEETVAIDDIQKGDLLRVKPGEKVPVDGSIKMGEVNIDESMISGEPIPVDKKPGDQVSSGTINGNKTFTMVAEKVGSETLLSQIIDMVNSASRSKAPIQKLADKISGYFVPVVVFIAVATFIVWAIYGPEPSYVYAFVNAIAVLIIACPCALGLATPMSVMVGVGKGAKSGVLIKNAESLEKLNAIDIVVIDKTGTVTEGKPSVEKVVSADPKFTETDILQKIISLNSSSEHPLAQATLRYGEEKNINRLPIEHFEAVTGKGVVGIFENENLALGNEKLMEQVHAAIAPGLMEQVKAEQKQGKTVSYLALGEHAIGFVVISDKIKESSKEAIMKLQKEGLQVFMFTGDNEDTAKAVSATLSLDGYKAQMLPEDKLNEIKRLQQEGKKVAMAGDGINDAPALSQADIGIAMGTGTDVAIESADITLVKGDLNGIAKARLLSHKVMANIRGNLFFALGYNALGIPIAAGVLYPFFGILLSPMIAALAMSFSSVSVILNSLRLRAVKLD; from the coding sequence ATGAAGCATACCTATCAAATAAGTGGAATGAGCTGCCAGGGCTGCAGCAAAAAAGTAGCACAAGCGCTAAATGGAATCGAAGGTGTTTCTGCAGTAGTTACCTTGATGCCGCCTGAGGCAACCGTGACCATGGAAAAGCATGTGCCTGTAGAAATCTTGCAGCAAGCCTTATCTAATGCCGGAGATTATAAAATCTTACTGCCAGGGGATCATCAGGTAGCGAAGGCGCATGATCACAGCGCAGCCTCTTCTATAAAAGTCGATCTTGCAGCAGCTGATCAAATGGGGAAAACAGCAAAACCAGGGTCAGGAAAGTATTACTGCCCGATGCATTGTCAGGGAGAGAAAACTTATGATAAACCTGGTGATTGCCCCGTCTGCGGAATGGATTTGGTGAGGCAGCCTGTCTTAAAACAAACTACGCAATATTCATGTCCTATGCACCCGGAGATCATTCGTGACCAGCCTGGCGCTTGTCCGATCTGCGGAATGGATCTTGTGCAAATTGCAGGTAATGACTCTAATGAGGAAGATGACAAAACTTATGACCGGTTACTGCGGAAATTTAAGATAGCAGCCATTTTTACCGTTCCCATCTTTTTAATTTCGATGTCAGAGATGATCCCGGGTAATCCCTTGTTTAGATTAATGGAACTTAAGTACTGGAACTGGGTGCAATTTGCTTTATCAATCCCGGTCGTATTTTACGCAACCTGGATGTTTTTTGAAAGGGCATGGCGGTCAGTGGTAACCTGGAACCTGAATATGTTTACCTTAATAGGAATCGGGGCGGGGGTAGCCTGGCTTTTTAGTTTACTAGCCTTATTATCCCCAGGCATTTTTCCAGATCAGTTTAAGACCCATTCAGGCACCGTGTATGTGTATTTTGAAGCAGCAGCGGTCATTTTAACGCTGGTACTGCTGGGACAGCTTTTAGAGGCCCGTGCACATGGCAAGACAAACAGTGCCATCCGGGAACTTTTGAGACTCGCACCGAACCAGGCGACCAGGATCGTAGGTGAAAAGGAAGAAACAGTGGCCATTGATGACATTCAAAAAGGAGATTTGCTTCGGGTAAAGCCAGGCGAAAAAGTGCCTGTTGACGGAAGCATCAAGATGGGAGAAGTCAATATTGATGAATCCATGATTTCCGGAGAACCTATTCCTGTAGATAAAAAGCCAGGTGATCAGGTAAGTTCCGGAACGATTAATGGAAATAAAACGTTTACAATGGTCGCTGAAAAAGTGGGATCAGAAACCTTGCTTTCCCAGATCATTGATATGGTAAATTCGGCTAGCCGTTCGAAAGCGCCCATTCAAAAGCTGGCCGATAAGATATCTGGATACTTTGTCCCTGTTGTTGTATTTATTGCAGTGGCGACTTTTATCGTTTGGGCAATATATGGTCCGGAGCCTTCTTACGTTTATGCATTTGTAAATGCAATAGCGGTGCTCATCATTGCCTGTCCGTGTGCACTAGGCCTTGCTACGCCAATGTCGGTAATGGTGGGCGTCGGAAAAGGTGCAAAGTCAGGCGTATTGATTAAAAATGCTGAGTCCTTGGAAAAATTGAATGCTATTGATATTGTAGTGATCGATAAGACTGGTACCGTTACCGAAGGTAAGCCTTCAGTTGAAAAGGTGGTCAGTGCAGATCCTAAGTTTACTGAAACAGATATTCTCCAAAAGATTATTTCCTTAAACAGCAGTAGCGAACATCCGCTTGCTCAGGCTACCTTACGCTATGGAGAAGAAAAGAACATAAATCGATTACCTATTGAACATTTTGAAGCTGTTACCGGGAAAGGGGTTGTTGGAATTTTTGAAAACGAAAACCTGGCTCTGGGCAATGAGAAATTAATGGAACAGGTTCATGCAGCAATTGCACCCGGACTAATGGAACAAGTTAAGGCAGAGCAGAAACAAGGTAAAACGGTTTCTTATTTAGCCTTAGGTGAGCATGCTATTGGGTTTGTGGTCATTTCTGATAAAATCAAGGAATCGAGTAAAGAAGCCATTATGAAATTACAAAAGGAAGGCTTACAGGTATTCATGTTTACAGGAGACAATGAAGATACTGCAAAGGCAGTAAGTGCGACCTTAAGCCTAGATGGATATAAAGCCCAGATGTTGCCGGAAGATAAATTGAACGAAATTAAACGTTTACAGCAAGAAGGGAAAAAAGTAGCTATGGCTGGCGATGGTATAAATGATGCCCCTGCATTGTCGCAGGCAGATATAGGAATAGCGATGGGTACAGGGACGGACGTAGCCATTGAAAGCGCTGACATAACTCTGGTAAAAGGCGACCTTAACGGGATTGCTAAAGCAAGACTATTGAGCCATAAGGTAATGGCAAACATTAGGGGAAACCTATTTTTTGCCTTGGGCTATAATGCGCTGGGAATCCCCATTGCAGCAGGTGTTTTGTATCCATTTTTTGGAATCTTGCTATCTCCTATGATTGCGGCACTGGCTATGAGTTTTAGTTCAGTATCCGTTATCCTAAACTCATTAAGGTTGCGAGCCGTAAAACTGGATTAA
- a CDS encoding multicopper oxidase domain-containing protein, protein MKKLIVYILLMGLYGFASAHDGHAISLQQKQQPVVYTCPMHPEIQSKTPGNCSKCGMKLVIQKKKSVTAKKAVPGRKTQPAKKEGMGGMKMSPQKPAVEAPSSGETYTCPMHPEIHASKPGNCPKCGMKLVKETQKTAPTKHEGMDMPMKEDAKKSDSMEGMKGMQMGDDNATMENIKKAKAQLGPIKTITSKTPPRTVRYDLYIADTTVTYGKKSKRAIAVNGQIPMPTLTFTEGDTALIYVHNNLDEETSLHWHGLFLPNKMDGVPFLTQMPIMPHTTYIYKFPIVQHGTHWYHSHSMLQEQIGMYGAFIMNKRKEWDIPTIPLVLSEWTDMKPEEVHRSLKNATDWFAIQKGTTQSYGEAIKTGHFKTKVNNEWKRMTAMDVSDVYYDAFLINGKNQNEQPQFKAGDKVRLRIANGGASDYFWLNYSGGKITVVATDGNDVEPVEVDRLIIATSETYDVVVTIPENKKYEFLVTPEDRTKSASLWLGSGEKVSANKLDRPKYFAGMKMMNDMMDMQGNMIEMEGMKMQNQVMDMNTVMYPEITGRENPKAKNKKTDAPGMQMPNDKSMAGMNMADGNPDMVTLNYNMLRDPKKTTLPKGPWKELKFDLTGNMNRYVWTLDNKTVSESDKILIKKGENVRIIMFNNSMMRHPMHLHGHDFRVVNGQGENAPMKNVLDIMPMERDTIEFAASENGGDWFFHCHILYHMMSGMGRVFSYENSPPNPELPDTKLAWKKLSADDRKYHPMASIGLESNGSDGELMFSNTRYRLSTEWRVGLKSEHGIESETYFGRYIGKMQWLMPFVGFDYHYNRMNNERENNLFGQLSNQKNRKAAVIGAQYILPMLVTAEARLDSKGKLRFQLMREDVPLTSRLRFNFMANTDKEYMAGFRYIVTKYFSFSTHYDSDMGYGAGLTITY, encoded by the coding sequence ATGAAAAAATTGATAGTATATATTTTACTGATGGGCTTGTACGGGTTCGCATCTGCGCACGATGGACACGCCATATCATTGCAGCAGAAGCAACAGCCGGTAGTCTATACCTGCCCTATGCACCCTGAAATCCAGAGCAAGACGCCAGGCAATTGCTCAAAGTGCGGCATGAAGCTGGTTATTCAGAAGAAAAAAAGCGTTACGGCCAAAAAGGCCGTGCCAGGTAGAAAAACTCAGCCTGCAAAAAAAGAAGGTATGGGTGGTATGAAAATGTCGCCGCAAAAGCCGGCTGTCGAAGCACCTTCTTCAGGTGAAACCTATACTTGTCCCATGCATCCTGAGATCCATGCTTCTAAACCTGGTAATTGCCCTAAATGCGGAATGAAACTGGTAAAGGAAACCCAAAAGACAGCTCCCACTAAGCATGAGGGAATGGATATGCCCATGAAAGAAGATGCTAAAAAGTCGGATAGTATGGAGGGTATGAAAGGAATGCAAATGGGAGATGACAATGCCACAATGGAGAATATCAAAAAGGCAAAAGCGCAATTAGGGCCTATAAAAACCATTACAAGTAAAACGCCACCCCGCACTGTTCGCTATGATCTGTACATTGCCGATACGACGGTAACTTATGGAAAGAAATCTAAGAGGGCAATTGCAGTGAACGGGCAAATCCCTATGCCGACACTAACTTTTACCGAAGGAGATACCGCCCTTATCTATGTTCACAATAACCTGGATGAAGAAACCTCTCTTCACTGGCATGGACTTTTTCTGCCTAATAAAATGGATGGCGTACCATTTCTGACCCAAATGCCAATTATGCCACATACCACCTATATCTATAAATTTCCGATCGTTCAGCATGGTACCCACTGGTACCATAGCCATAGTATGCTTCAGGAACAAATAGGAATGTACGGAGCTTTCATTATGAATAAAAGAAAGGAATGGGACATTCCTACCATCCCGCTAGTATTAAGTGAGTGGACAGATATGAAACCAGAAGAGGTACATCGCAGCCTTAAGAATGCTACTGACTGGTTTGCCATCCAAAAAGGGACAACACAAAGTTATGGTGAGGCAATAAAAACCGGACATTTCAAGACCAAGGTAAACAATGAATGGAAGCGAATGACGGCCATGGATGTAAGTGACGTATACTATGATGCATTTTTAATCAATGGCAAAAACCAAAATGAACAGCCGCAATTCAAGGCCGGGGATAAGGTCAGGCTTCGCATTGCAAATGGTGGAGCTTCTGATTACTTCTGGCTAAACTATTCCGGAGGAAAGATTACTGTCGTGGCTACTGACGGAAATGATGTGGAGCCAGTCGAAGTAGACAGGTTAATCATTGCCACTTCTGAAACTTACGATGTTGTGGTAACCATCCCAGAAAACAAGAAATACGAGTTTTTAGTCACTCCGGAAGATCGTACCAAATCAGCATCCCTGTGGCTTGGAAGTGGGGAAAAGGTCTCTGCAAATAAACTTGATAGACCAAAATATTTTGCCGGCATGAAAATGATGAATGACATGATGGACATGCAGGGCAATATGATTGAAATGGAAGGCATGAAAATGCAGAACCAGGTCATGGACATGAATACAGTCATGTATCCTGAAATAACCGGCAGGGAAAATCCAAAGGCAAAGAATAAAAAGACAGATGCCCCCGGCATGCAGATGCCGAATGATAAAAGTATGGCGGGCATGAATATGGCTGATGGCAATCCCGATATGGTAACCCTGAATTACAATATGCTTCGTGATCCGAAGAAAACGACGTTACCCAAAGGGCCATGGAAAGAATTGAAATTTGATTTGACCGGAAACATGAACCGCTATGTGTGGACTTTAGATAATAAAACCGTTTCAGAAAGTGATAAAATCCTGATCAAAAAAGGCGAAAATGTGCGCATCATTATGTTCAACAACAGCATGATGCGTCACCCTATGCACCTGCACGGCCACGATTTCAGGGTAGTTAACGGACAGGGCGAAAATGCGCCCATGAAAAATGTTCTTGACATTATGCCAATGGAAAGAGATACGATAGAGTTTGCGGCCAGTGAAAATGGAGGCGACTGGTTTTTCCACTGTCATATCCTTTATCATATGATGAGTGGTATGGGAAGGGTCTTTAGTTATGAAAATTCACCGCCTAATCCTGAATTGCCTGATACTAAGCTTGCCTGGAAAAAGCTATCTGCTGATGACAGGAAATATCACCCAATGGCTAGTATTGGGCTGGAAAGCAATGGTAGTGACGGAGAGCTGATGTTTTCCAATACCCGTTACCGCTTATCTACAGAATGGAGAGTTGGACTTAAATCAGAACATGGGATTGAAAGCGAAACTTACTTTGGGCGCTATATTGGCAAGATGCAATGGCTGATGCCTTTTGTTGGTTTTGACTATCATTATAACCGCATGAACAATGAAAGGGAAAACAATCTATTTGGACAACTCAGCAATCAAAAGAACAGAAAGGCAGCTGTGATCGGTGCGCAGTACATTCTTCCGATGTTAGTCACTGCTGAGGCAAGATTAGACAGTAAGGGAAAATTACGTTTCCAGCTGATGCGTGAAGATGTTCCCTTAACCAGTAGGTTACGCTTCAACTTTATGGCCAATACCGATAAAGAATATATGGCTGGTTTTAGATACATTGTTACTAAATATTTCTCCTTCTCCACCCACTATGACAGCGATATGGGTTATGGAGCTGGACTTACCATCACTTATTAA
- a CDS encoding heme-binding domain-containing protein: MVRVRHGLLVLAGVLVFIQFIRPARNISMKDYPADISRLYPMERKVQGILRTSCYDCHSNNTNYPWYAQIQPSGWWLASHIKKGKEELNFNEFGSYSFRRQQSKLKAISNTIKDGTMPISSYTLIHKNARLSKAEQDLILNWIEETKDNLLKN, from the coding sequence ATGGTACGGGTGCGACATGGTCTTTTGGTATTAGCAGGGGTACTGGTTTTTATTCAGTTCATTCGCCCTGCTCGTAATATCAGCATGAAGGATTACCCTGCCGATATCAGCCGGCTATACCCAATGGAAAGAAAAGTACAAGGGATATTAAGAACCTCCTGTTACGACTGCCATAGCAACAACACCAATTATCCCTGGTATGCTCAGATACAGCCCAGTGGTTGGTGGCTTGCCTCGCATATCAAGAAGGGGAAAGAGGAACTTAATTTCAATGAGTTTGGCAGTTACTCCTTTCGCAGGCAGCAAAGTAAGCTAAAAGCAATATCTAATACCATTAAAGACGGAACAATGCCCATAAGCTCCTATACACTGATCCACAAAAATGCCAGACTTTCCAAAGCTGAGCAAGACTTAATCCTGAACTGGATAGAAGAAACGAAAGACAATCTTTTAAAAAATTAA
- a CDS encoding DUF3347 domain-containing protein — protein MKTAILGMALAMLSFSACNSGIKDTGDTGKAIDTGQTRSTTKTVEALSPTKRIVTEYLSLKNALTKDDDKTAAQTGKSLVEAISVVNKASLSTKQSKVFTDIADDAKEHAEHIGANAGNIKHQREHFEALSQEIYDLVKAGGSPSQKLYYDNCPMYNNGKGGNWLSETKEIQNPYLGIGMPTCGSIKEELN, from the coding sequence ATGAAAACAGCAATATTAGGTATGGCACTGGCCATGCTATCATTCTCTGCTTGTAATAGTGGGATTAAAGATACTGGCGATACCGGTAAAGCAATTGATACAGGACAAACACGATCTACCACAAAAACAGTCGAAGCACTCAGCCCTACAAAAAGAATTGTAACAGAATATCTAAGCTTGAAAAATGCATTAACCAAAGACGACGATAAGACTGCTGCGCAGACTGGAAAAAGCCTTGTTGAGGCCATATCAGTAGTAAACAAAGCGTCGCTAAGTACAAAACAATCTAAAGTCTTTACGGATATCGCTGATGATGCAAAAGAACATGCTGAACATATCGGAGCCAATGCAGGGAACATCAAACATCAGCGGGAACACTTTGAAGCCTTAAGCCAGGAAATTTACGACCTGGTTAAGGCGGGTGGCAGCCCGAGTCAGAAGCTTTATTATGATAATTGTCCGATGTACAATAATGGAAAGGGCGGTAACTGGCTTAGCGAGACCAAAGAGATACAAAACCCATACCTGGGCATCGGAATGCCAACCTGTGGCAGCATTAAGGAAGAACTAAACTAA
- a CDS encoding DUF3347 domain-containing protein, giving the protein MKKIFLMVAIIATSFVQYGFAQTDHVGHQTQAVALLPLYYNIKDALVSGDAKLAASKSQEFVNAVNSTDAKVIGETNKKALLEHAGKLAKSKDLKSEREHFAGLSTGMIALAKASKLSAEPVYQMYCPMKKSNWLSSEKAVKNPYYGSAMLTCGNVVETIK; this is encoded by the coding sequence ATGAAAAAGATATTTCTAATGGTTGCTATTATTGCAACTTCCTTTGTGCAATATGGATTTGCACAAACTGACCATGTTGGTCATCAAACGCAAGCTGTTGCGCTCCTTCCTTTATATTACAATATTAAAGATGCCTTAGTAAGTGGTGATGCAAAACTTGCAGCTTCAAAATCCCAGGAATTCGTTAATGCGGTAAACAGTACTGATGCGAAAGTAATTGGTGAAACTAATAAGAAAGCCTTATTGGAACATGCTGGTAAACTTGCTAAAAGCAAAGATCTTAAAAGTGAGCGTGAGCATTTTGCAGGTCTTTCAACCGGCATGATCGCCCTGGCCAAAGCATCAAAATTATCGGCTGAACCTGTTTACCAAATGTATTGCCCAATGAAAAAAAGTAATTGGCTAAGCAGCGAAAAAGCAGTCAAGAATCCATATTACGGCAGCGCCATGCTGACTTGTGGAAATGTGGTTGAAACTATAAAATAA
- a CDS encoding tyrosine-type recombinase/integrase — MIGSNPIFSTGKPNALKSSNLTAFQFDNSDTSLPLNIPGTKNLPRQARRKNQNSSKENTEIGGYTERQSHEKFPREASFGFMEIPELPYTVPRVVKGSAVYKVPIGSTMEKEVAKQSWYVEFFFHNAAEERMERIRVTRKLNRIKDPRQKLRNFNNLCEAYRIALEGGWSPLDDHANARLKKELIGIDLNEALVLFESYHKAKGTRPKSISTYKSTLNSFVKYHGGNKKVNTISDFEITDFLNFKEREEKWAGVTYNNCRIGLNNLFKYLKVNKYISENPVTDCETRKKMPTQSHQVFTERDFKIIMDWLDQNDKYCQLFVRMIYYTCIRPKELRFLQLKYIDLEENTITIPGAVSKNKKSIPVNIDISLRTELKKLKIEKFDKEYFLLGSAATFISPSMSSENYAYNRFKKCLEATGMLDKNYTLYSFKHLSNVRKFRAGWTLAEICSANRHGSLSETETYLKELLKFVISDKAIPAI; from the coding sequence GTGATCGGTTCGAATCCGATATTCTCCACAGGTAAACCTAACGCACTGAAAAGCAGTAACTTAACTGCTTTTCAGTTTGATAACTCTGACACAAGTCTGCCATTAAACATCCCGGGAACCAAAAATTTACCCCGTCAGGCACGGCGAAAAAATCAAAATTCTTCCAAAGAAAATACGGAAATCGGTGGGTATACCGAACGTCAGTCACACGAAAAATTTCCCCGTGAGGCTAGTTTTGGCTTCATGGAAATTCCCGAATTGCCATATACCGTTCCCCGTGTTGTGAAAGGAAGTGCTGTATATAAGGTTCCTATAGGGAGCACTATGGAAAAAGAAGTTGCAAAACAGAGTTGGTACGTCGAGTTCTTCTTTCATAATGCAGCCGAAGAGCGAATGGAGCGGATCAGGGTAACCAGAAAACTCAACAGGATAAAAGATCCAAGGCAAAAGCTTCGAAACTTTAATAACCTGTGCGAAGCATACCGAATTGCCCTTGAAGGTGGTTGGAGCCCGTTGGATGATCACGCCAATGCCAGGTTGAAGAAGGAACTCATCGGCATTGACCTGAATGAGGCATTGGTTCTGTTTGAGTCTTACCATAAAGCAAAAGGCACTAGACCAAAATCGATTAGTACCTACAAATCAACACTGAATTCATTTGTCAAATATCACGGCGGAAACAAAAAGGTAAACACCATCAGTGATTTTGAGATTACCGATTTCCTTAATTTTAAGGAGAGAGAGGAGAAATGGGCAGGGGTGACCTATAACAATTGCAGAATCGGGCTAAATAACCTATTCAAGTATTTAAAGGTTAATAAGTATATTTCTGAAAATCCGGTTACGGACTGCGAAACGCGAAAAAAAATGCCAACGCAATCCCATCAGGTTTTTACTGAAAGGGACTTTAAAATCATCATGGACTGGCTCGATCAGAATGATAAATATTGCCAGCTTTTTGTACGGATGATATATTACACCTGTATCCGTCCAAAGGAGCTTAGGTTTTTGCAATTAAAGTATATCGATCTGGAAGAGAATACGATCACGATCCCTGGTGCCGTCTCAAAGAACAAAAAATCAATTCCTGTTAATATTGACATTAGCCTTCGAACTGAACTTAAAAAATTGAAAATAGAAAAATTTGATAAAGAATATTTTTTGCTAGGCTCTGCAGCGACTTTTATCTCGCCAAGCATGAGCTCAGAAAATTACGCTTATAACAGATTTAAGAAATGCCTTGAGGCCACTGGCATGTTGGATAAGAATTATACGCTCTATTCTTTTAAACATCTTTCCAATGTTCGCAAGTTCAGGGCTGGATGGACACTCGCCGAAATTTGTTCGGCGAACAGGCATGGTAGCCTTTCAGAGACCGAGACCTATTTAAAGGAATTGTTAAAATTTGTAATATCTGATAAAGCCATTCCGGCTATCTAA